One region of Brassica napus cultivar Da-Ae chromosome A10, Da-Ae, whole genome shotgun sequence genomic DNA includes:
- the LOC106402405 gene encoding conserved oligomeric Golgi complex subunit 7-like yields the protein MAGRSSLDVAAIRLVDVPEKARKLLNLLEQSKDPRFHALPLASKRVAAFADTVNELVYDILISKVRQRLGEVSHLPIWSSVEEQTAFALPNFSSYPQDYVTSVGEYLLTLPQQMEPLAEGISTNGDSNNEDSQFFATEWMFKVAEGATALYMEQLRGIQYISDRGAQQLCVDIEYLSNVLAALSMPIPPVLATFQTCLATPRDELKDVMKSDAGSELDFPTANLVCKTRRISFD from the exons ATGGCTGGACGATCTTCCCTGGATGTGGCAGCTATTCGGTTGGTTGATGTTCCGGAGAAGGCTCGCAAACTCCTAAACCTGTTGGAGCAG TCAAAAGATCCAAGGTTCCACGCACTGCCTTTGGCATCTAAGAGAGTAGCTGCGTTTGCGGACACAGTGAATGAACTTGTCTATGACATCCTCATATCAAAAGTCAGGCAAAGACTCGGGGAAGTATCTCAcctaccaatctggtcttctgtGGAGGAACAAACTGCGTTTGCTCTACCAAACTTCAGCTCATATCCTCAGGATTACGTTACAAGCGTTGGAGAATATCTCCTGACTTTGCCTCAGCAGATGGAGCCTCTAGCTGAAGGAATCTCAACCAATGGTGATTCAAACAACGAGGACTCACAGTTCTTTGCAACCGAGTGGATGTTCAAGGTAGCAGAAGGTGCAACGGCTCTGTACATGGAGCAACTGAGAGGAATCCAATACATTTCAGACCGAGGAGCACAGCAACTGTGTGTAGATATAGAGTACTTGAGCAATGTGCTTGCGGCCTTGTCCATGCCGATTCCGCCTGTGCTTGCAACTTTCCAGACGTGTTTGGCTACACCAAGAGATGAGCTGAAAGATGTGATGAAATCAGACGCTGGTAGTGAACTTGATTTCCCTACGGCTAATCTTGTTTGTAAGACGCGTCGTATCAGTTTCGATTAG
- the LOC125578966 gene encoding agamous-like MADS-box protein AGL80 produces MGRPKVKLAWVEERKRRATVCQRRIKELIQMAEELTIVCDMSACLVFYNRKNGKLVAWPSLEEAQSLIDCYNALPETERNMKADDEESSFIKTITKEIEKKLELSRKSVEELKMDNLMLQIKNGSRMIADLSQTEIEKLKSYASKKIEYYDRELRKQHPNTSGNEPFLEDDDGEMKTYEGESSESDGADNA; encoded by the coding sequence ATGGGAAGACCAAAAGTGAAGTTGGCTTGGGTCGAGGAACGAAAGAGAAGAGCAACTGTTTGCCAGCGGAGAATAAAAGAATTGATTCAAATGGCTGAAGAACTAACCATCGTTTGTGATATGAGTGCATGTTTGGTTTTTTACAACCGTAAAAATGGTAAGCTGGTGGCGTGGCCATCTCTGGAGGAGGCTCAATCTCTCATCGACTGCTATAACGCATTACCAGAAACCGAGAGGAACATGAAGGCGGATGATGAAGAGTCATCATTCATCAAGACCATTACCAAGGAGATCGAGAAGAAACTAGAGCTTTCTCGGAAGTCTGTCGAGGAGTTGAAGATGGATAATCTCATGCTCCAAATCAAAAATGGTAGTAGAATGATTGCTGATCTTTCTCAAACCGAGATTGAGAAGTTAAAGTCATATGCAAGTAAGAAAATTGAGTATTATGATAGAGAGTTACGTAAGCAACATCCGAATACGAGTGGCAATGAGCCATTTCTTGAGGATGACGATGGGGAGATGAAGACCTATGAAGGAGAGAGCAGCGAGTCTGATGGTGCGGACAATGCCTAA